The Myotis daubentonii chromosome 19, mMyoDau2.1, whole genome shotgun sequence genome window below encodes:
- the NOC4L gene encoding nucleolar complex protein 4 homolog, which yields MERVRGPRSARRALGRLLEAVLASRAEANAVFDILAVLQSEDPEEIQDAVRACSRLFGALLERGELFVGQLPQEETVMAGSQGATRKYKVWMRHRYQSCCNRLAELLAHPSFQVKELALGTLMKLVQLEGAHPLEKPRWEGSYLFPRQLFKAVVDGLLSLEEDCSLLLSQFCQYLEQDDVRYHAMQAAADTVARVANAHPEVPLTFWNNVFTLLSAVSLPRQESDIANFYVRHTELSDKWKVTHLKEHRKAFQLMWLSFLKHKLPLSLYKKVLVIMHESILPHLAQPSLMIDFLTRAYDIGGAISLLALNGLFILIHEHNLEYPDFYRKLYGLLDPSVFHVKYRARFFHLADLFLSSSHLPAYLVAAFAKRLARLALTAPPEALLMVLPFICNLLRRHPACRVLVHRPRGPELDADPYNPDEEDPAQSRALESSLWELQALQRHYHPEVSKAASVINQALSVPEASIAPLLELTAFEIFERDLKKRGPEAVPLEFIPAQGLLGRRDDLCAQHFTLS from the exons ATGGAGCGCGTCCGCGGCCCCCGGAGCGCGCGCCGGGCGCTGGGCCGCCTGCTGGAGGCGGTGCTGGCGAGCCGCGCGGAGGCCAACGCCGTGTTCGACATCCTGGCGGTGCTGCAG TCGGAGGACCCGGAGGAGATCCAGGATGCGGTGCGCGCCTGCAGCCGTCTGTTCGGGGCCTTGCTGGAGCGGGGGGAGCTGTTCGTGGGCCAGCTGCCCCAGGAGGAGACCGTCATGGCAG GGTCCCAGGGGGCCACGCGGAAGTACAAGGTGTGGATGCGGCACCGTTACCAGAGCTGCTGCAACCGCCTGGCCGAGCTCCTGGCCCATCCCTCCTTCCAGGTCAAG gagCTGGCCCTCGGTACCCTCATGAAGCTCGTGCAGCTGGAAGGGGCGCACCCCCTGGAGAAGCCCAGATGGGAGGGCAGCTACCTGTTTCCCCGCCAGCTCTTCAAG GCAGTGGTGGACGGCCTGCTCTCCCTGGAGGAGGACTGCTCGCTGCTCCTCTCCCAGTTCTGCCAGTACCTGGAGCAGGACGACGTGCGCTACCACGCGATGCAGGCGGCCGCAGACACCGTGGCCAGGGTCGCCAACGCACACCCCGAG GTGCCCCTCACCTTCTGGAACAACGTGTTCACGCTGCTGTCCGCCGTGAGCCTGCCCCGCCAGGAGAGCGACATCGCTAACTTCTACGTGCGGCACACAG AGCTGTCGGACAAGTGGAAGGTCACTCATCTGAAG GAGCACAGGAAAGCCttccagctgatgtggctcagcttCCTCAAGCACAAG CTGCCCCTCAGCCTCTACAAGAAGGTGCTGGTGATCATGCATGAGTCCATCCTGCcccacctggcccagcccagcctcatgATCGACTTCCTCACCCGCGCCTACGACATCG ggGGCGCCATCAGCCTCCTGGCCTTGAATGGACTTTTTATCCTGATTCATGAGCACAACCT GGAGTACCCCGATTTCTACCGCAAGCTCTACGGCCTCCTGGACCCGTCCGTCTTCCATGTCAAGTACCGGGCGCGCTTCTTCCATCTGGCCGACCTCTTCCTGTCGTCCTC CCACCTGCCCGCCTACCTGGTGGCTGCCTTTGCCAAGCGCCTGGCCCGCCTGGCCCTGACGGCGCCGCCCGAGGCCCTGCTCATGGTCCTGCCCTTCATCTGCAACCTGCTGCGTCGACACCCGGCCTGCCGCGTCCTCGTGCACCGGCCGCGGGGCCCTG AGCTGGACGCCGACCCCTACAACCCCGACGAGGAGGACCCAGCCCAGAGCCGAGCCCTGGAGAGCTCCCTGTGGGAGCTGCAG GCGCTCCAGCGGCATTACCACCCCGAGGTGTCCAAGGCGGCCAGCGTCATCAACCAGGCGCTGTCTGTGCCCGAGGCCAGCATCGCGCCCCTCCTGGAGCTCACCGCCTTCGAG ATCTTCGAGCGAGACCTGAAGAAGAGGGGGCCCGAGGCGGTGCCGCTGGAGTTCATCCCTGCGCAGGGCCTGCTGGGCCGGCGTGACGACCTCTGCGCCCAGCACTTCACGCTCAGCTga
- the GALNT9 gene encoding polypeptide N-acetylgalactosaminyltransferase 9, which yields MAAARKIKTLLTVNILVFVGIVLFSAYCRLQGRATGPAQVLRGADRRARSRLGRAGARGDPGDREAILRRLDHLEEVVYHQLNGLAKPMGLVEGPGGLGQGGAAATLRDDSQEAAGNYEEFGYNAQLSDRISLDRTIPDYRPKKCRQMSYADDLPQLSVVFIFVNEALSVLLRSVHSVVNHTPSPLLKEVILVDDNSDNAELKFSLDQYVNKRYPGLVKVVRNSRREGLIRARLQGWKAATAPVVGFFDAHVEFSTGWAEPALTRIREDRRRIVLPAIDNIKFDTFEVQQYASAAHGYNWGLWCMYIIPPQDWLDRGDEAAPIRTPAMIGCSFVVDREYFGDIGLLDPGMEVYGGENIELGMRVWQCGGSMEVLPCSRVAHIERTRKPYNKDIDYYAKRNALRAAEVWMDGFKSHVYMAWNIPMTNPGVDFGDVSERLALRQRLKCRSFKWYLENVYPEMRTYNNTLTYGEVRNSKASGYCLDQGAEDDDRAILYPCHGMSSQLVRYSTEGLLQLGPLGSTAFLPDSKCLVDDGRARMPALKKCEDVARPAQRLWDFTQSGPIVSRDTGRCLEVEMSKDANFGLRLVMQRCSGQKWAIRNWVKQGRH from the exons ATGGCGGCGGCCAGGAAGATCAAAACTTTGCTGACGGTGAACATCCTGGTGTTCGTGGGCATCGTCCTCTTCTCCGCGTACTGCCGCCTGCAGGGCCGCGCCACGGGGCCGGCCCAGGTCCTGCGCGGCGCCGACCGCCGGGCGCGCAGCCGGCTGGGCAGGGCGGGCGCGCGGGGCGACCCGGGGGACCGCGAGGCCATCCTGCGGCGCCTGGACCACCTGGAGGAGGTGGTGTACCACCAGCTGAACG GCCTCGCCAAGCCCATGGGTCTGGTGGAGGGCCcggggggcctgggccagggcggaGCGGCGGCCACGCTGCGGGACGACAGCCAGGAGGCGGCCGGCAACTACGAGGAGTTCGGCTACAACGCGCAGCTGAGCGACCGGATCTCCCTGGACAGGACCATACCCGACTACAGGCCCAAAAA GTGCAGGCAGATGAGCTACGCGGACGACCTGCCCCAGCTCTCGGTGGTGTTCATCTTCGTCAACGAGGCGCTGTCCGTCCTCCTGCGCTCGGTGCACAGCGTGGTCAACCACACGCCCTCCCCGCTGCTCAAGGAGGTCATCCTGGTGGACGACAACAGCGACAACG CGGAGCTCAAGTTCAGCCTGGACCAGTACGTCAACAAGAGGTACCCGGGGCTGGTGAAGGTCGTTCGCAACAGCCGGCGCGAGGGCCTGATCCGGGCGCGGCTGCAGGGCTGGAAGGCGGCCACAGCCCCGGTCGTCGGCTTCTTTGACGCCCACGTGGAGTTCAGCACCGGCTG GGCCGAGCCCGCCCTGACCCGGATCCGGGAGGACCGCCGGCGCATCGTGCTGCCCGCCATCGACAACATCAAGTTCGACACCTTCGAGGTGCAGCAGTACGCCAGTGCCGCCCACGGCTACAACTGGGGGCTGTGGTGCATGTACATCATCCCGCCCCAGGACTGGCTGGACCGCGGCGACGAGGCCGCGCCCATCCG GACCCCCGCCATGATCGGCTGCTCCTTCGTGGTGGACCGGGAGTATTTCGGGGACATCGGCCTCCTGGACCCAGGCATGGAGGTGTACGGCGGCGAAAACATCGAGCTGGGCATGAGG GTGTGGCAGTGCGGAGGTAGCATGGAGGTGCTGCCCTGCTCCCGCGTGGCGCACATCGAGCGCACCAGGAAGCCCTACAACAAGGACATCGACTACTACGCCAAGCGCAACGCCCTGCGGGCGGCCGAGGTGTGGATGGACGGCTTCAAGTCCCACGTGTACATGGCCTGGAACATCCCCATGACG AACCCAGGGGTGGACTTCGGGGACGTATCCGAGAGGCTGGCCCTGCGCCAGAGGCTGAAATGCCGGAGCTTCAAGTGGTACCTGGAGAACGTGTACCCCGAGATGAGGACCTACAACAACACCCTCACGTACGGAGAG GTGAGAAACAGCAAGGCCAGCGGCTACTGCTTGGACCAGGGAGCGGAGGACGATGACCGAGCGATCCTCTACCCCTGCCACGGGATGTCGTCCCAG CTCGTGCGCTACAGCACGGAGGGCCTGCTGCAGCTGGGCCCCCTGGGCTCCACCGCCTTCCTGCCCGACTCCAAGTGCCTGGTGGACGACGGCAGGGCCCGCATGCCTGCGCTGAAGAAGTGCGAGGACGTGGCCCGCCCAGCGCAGCGGCTGTGGGACTTCACCCAG AGCGGCCCCATCGTGAGCCGGGACACGGGCCGCTGCCTGGAGGTGGAGATGTCCAAGGACGCCAACTTCGGGCTGCGGCTGGTGATGCAGCGGTGCTCGGGGCAGAAGTGGGCCATCCGGAACTGGGTCAAGCAGGGCCGGCACTGA